In the Microcebus murinus isolate Inina chromosome 14, M.murinus_Inina_mat1.0, whole genome shotgun sequence genome, one interval contains:
- the TIAL1 gene encoding nucleolysin TIAR isoform X5, whose product MDARVVKDMATGKSKGYGFVSFYNKLDAENAIVHMGGQWLGGRQIRTNWATRKPPAPKSTQENNTKQLRFEDVVNQSSPKNCTVYCGGIASGLTDQLMRQTFSPFGQIMEIRVFPEKGYSFVRFSTHESAAHAIVSVNGTTIEGHVVKCYWGKESPDMTKNFQQVDYSQWGQWSQVYGNPQQYGQYMANGWQVPPYGVYGQPWNQQGFGVDQSPSAAWMGGFGAQPPQGQAPPPVIPPPNQAGYGMASYQTQ is encoded by the exons AT GGATGCCCGGGTAGTTAAAGACATGGCAACTGGAAAATCCAAAGGCTAtggttttgtatctttttataacAAACTG gatgcagaaaatgcaatTGTACATATGGGAGGTCAGTGGTTGGGTGGTCGTCAAATCAGAACCAATTGGGCCACACGTAAACCTCCTGCACCTAAAAGTACACAAGAAA ATAACACTAAGCAGTTGAGATTTGAAGATGTAGTAAACCAGTCAAGTCCGAAAAATTGTACAGTGTACTGTGGAGGAATTGCTTCTGGGTTAACAG atcagCTTATGAGACAGACATTCTCACCATTTGGACAAATTATGGAAATAAGAGTATTTCCAGAGAAGGGCTATTCATTTGTCAG attcTCAACTCATGAAAGTGCGGCCCATGCCATTGTTTCGGTGAATGGTACTACGATTGAAGGACATGTGGTTAAATGCTATTGGGGTAAAGAATCTCCTGATATGACTAAAAACTTCCAACAG GTCGACTATAGTCAGTGGGGCCAATGGAGCCAAGTGTATGGAAACCCACAACAGTATGGACAGTATATGGCAAATGGGTGGCAAGTACCGCCTTATGGAGTATATGGGCAACCATGGAATCAACAAGGATTTGGAGTAGA tcAATCACCTTCTGCTGCTTGGATGGGTGGATTTGGTGCTCAGCCTCCCCAAGGACAAGCTCCTCCCCCTGTAATACCTCCTCCTAACCAAGCTGGATATGGTATGGCAAGTTACCAAACACAGTGA
- the TIAL1 gene encoding nucleolysin TIAR isoform X2, with amino-acid sequence MMEDDGQPRTLYVGNLSRDVTEVLILQLFSQIGPCKSCKMITEHTSNDPYCFVEFYEHRDAAAALAAMNGRKILGKEVKVNWATTPSSQKKDTSNHFHVFVGDLSPEITTEDIKSAFAPFGKISDARVVKDMATGKSKGYGFVSFYNKLDAENAIVHMGGQWLGGRQIRTNWATRKPPAPKSTQENNTKQLRFEDVVNQSSPKNCTVYCGGIASGLTDQLMRQTFSPFGQIMEIRVFPEKGYSFVRFSTHESAAHAIVSVNGTTIEGHVVKCYWGKESPDMTKNFQQVDYSQWGQWSQVYGNPQQYGQYMANGWQVPPYGVYGQPWNQQGFGVDQSPSAAWMGGFGAQPPQGQAPPPVIPPPNQAGYGMASYQTQ; translated from the exons ATGATGGAAGACGACGGGCAGCCCCGGACTCT ATACGTAGGTAACCTCTCCAGAGATGTGACAGAAGTCCTTATACTTCAGTTATTCAGTCAGATTGGACCCTGTAAAAGCTGTAAAATGATCACAGAG CATACAAGCAATGACCCATATTGCTTTGTGGAATTTTATGAACACAGAGATGCAGCTGCTGCATTAGCTGCtatgaatgggagaaaaattttgggAAAG gaGGTCAAAGTAAACTGGGCAACAACACCAAGTAGCCAGAAAAAAGATACTTCCA ATCACTTCCATGTGTTTGTTGGGGATTTGAGTCCAGAAATTACAACAGAAGATATCAAATCAGCATTTGCCCCCTTTGGTAAAATATC GGATGCCCGGGTAGTTAAAGACATGGCAACTGGAAAATCCAAAGGCTAtggttttgtatctttttataacAAACTG gatgcagaaaatgcaatTGTACATATGGGAGGTCAGTGGTTGGGTGGTCGTCAAATCAGAACCAATTGGGCCACACGTAAACCTCCTGCACCTAAAAGTACACAAGAAA ATAACACTAAGCAGTTGAGATTTGAAGATGTAGTAAACCAGTCAAGTCCGAAAAATTGTACAGTGTACTGTGGAGGAATTGCTTCTGGGTTAACAG atcagCTTATGAGACAGACATTCTCACCATTTGGACAAATTATGGAAATAAGAGTATTTCCAGAGAAGGGCTATTCATTTGTCAG attcTCAACTCATGAAAGTGCGGCCCATGCCATTGTTTCGGTGAATGGTACTACGATTGAAGGACATGTGGTTAAATGCTATTGGGGTAAAGAATCTCCTGATATGACTAAAAACTTCCAACAG GTCGACTATAGTCAGTGGGGCCAATGGAGCCAAGTGTATGGAAACCCACAACAGTATGGACAGTATATGGCAAATGGGTGGCAAGTACCGCCTTATGGAGTATATGGGCAACCATGGAATCAACAAGGATTTGGAGTAGA tcAATCACCTTCTGCTGCTTGGATGGGTGGATTTGGTGCTCAGCCTCCCCAAGGACAAGCTCCTCCCCCTGTAATACCTCCTCCTAACCAAGCTGGATATGGTATGGCAAGTTACCAAACACAGTGA
- the TIAL1 gene encoding nucleolysin TIAR isoform X3, protein MITEQPDSRRVNSSVGFSVLQHTSNDPYCFVEFYEHRDAAAALAAMNGRKILGKEVKVNWATTPSSQKKDTSNHFHVFVGDLSPEITTEDIKSAFAPFGKISDARVVKDMATGKSKGYGFVSFYNKLDAENAIVHMGGQWLGGRQIRTNWATRKPPAPKSTQENNTKQLRFEDVVNQSSPKNCTVYCGGIASGLTDQLMRQTFSPFGQIMEIRVFPEKGYSFVRFSTHESAAHAIVSVNGTTIEGHVVKCYWGKESPDMTKNFQQVDYSQWGQWSQVYGNPQQYGQYMANGWQVPPYGVYGQPWNQQGFGVDQSPSAAWMGGFGAQPPQGQAPPPVIPPPNQAGYGMASYQTQ, encoded by the exons ATGATCACAGAG CAACCCGATAGCAGAAGGGTCAACTCTTCTGTTGGATTTTCTGTTTTGCAGCATACAAGCAATGACCCATATTGCTTTGTGGAATTTTATGAACACAGAGATGCAGCTGCTGCATTAGCTGCtatgaatgggagaaaaattttgggAAAG gaGGTCAAAGTAAACTGGGCAACAACACCAAGTAGCCAGAAAAAAGATACTTCCA ATCACTTCCATGTGTTTGTTGGGGATTTGAGTCCAGAAATTACAACAGAAGATATCAAATCAGCATTTGCCCCCTTTGGTAAAATATC GGATGCCCGGGTAGTTAAAGACATGGCAACTGGAAAATCCAAAGGCTAtggttttgtatctttttataacAAACTG gatgcagaaaatgcaatTGTACATATGGGAGGTCAGTGGTTGGGTGGTCGTCAAATCAGAACCAATTGGGCCACACGTAAACCTCCTGCACCTAAAAGTACACAAGAAA ATAACACTAAGCAGTTGAGATTTGAAGATGTAGTAAACCAGTCAAGTCCGAAAAATTGTACAGTGTACTGTGGAGGAATTGCTTCTGGGTTAACAG atcagCTTATGAGACAGACATTCTCACCATTTGGACAAATTATGGAAATAAGAGTATTTCCAGAGAAGGGCTATTCATTTGTCAG attcTCAACTCATGAAAGTGCGGCCCATGCCATTGTTTCGGTGAATGGTACTACGATTGAAGGACATGTGGTTAAATGCTATTGGGGTAAAGAATCTCCTGATATGACTAAAAACTTCCAACAG GTCGACTATAGTCAGTGGGGCCAATGGAGCCAAGTGTATGGAAACCCACAACAGTATGGACAGTATATGGCAAATGGGTGGCAAGTACCGCCTTATGGAGTATATGGGCAACCATGGAATCAACAAGGATTTGGAGTAGA tcAATCACCTTCTGCTGCTTGGATGGGTGGATTTGGTGCTCAGCCTCCCCAAGGACAAGCTCCTCCCCCTGTAATACCTCCTCCTAACCAAGCTGGATATGGTATGGCAAGTTACCAAACACAGTGA
- the TIAL1 gene encoding nucleolysin TIAR isoform X1 codes for MMEDDGQPRTLYVGNLSRDVTEVLILQLFSQIGPCKSCKMITEQPDSRRVNSSVGFSVLQHTSNDPYCFVEFYEHRDAAAALAAMNGRKILGKEVKVNWATTPSSQKKDTSNHFHVFVGDLSPEITTEDIKSAFAPFGKISDARVVKDMATGKSKGYGFVSFYNKLDAENAIVHMGGQWLGGRQIRTNWATRKPPAPKSTQENNTKQLRFEDVVNQSSPKNCTVYCGGIASGLTDQLMRQTFSPFGQIMEIRVFPEKGYSFVRFSTHESAAHAIVSVNGTTIEGHVVKCYWGKESPDMTKNFQQVDYSQWGQWSQVYGNPQQYGQYMANGWQVPPYGVYGQPWNQQGFGVDQSPSAAWMGGFGAQPPQGQAPPPVIPPPNQAGYGMASYQTQ; via the exons ATGATGGAAGACGACGGGCAGCCCCGGACTCT ATACGTAGGTAACCTCTCCAGAGATGTGACAGAAGTCCTTATACTTCAGTTATTCAGTCAGATTGGACCCTGTAAAAGCTGTAAAATGATCACAGAG CAACCCGATAGCAGAAGGGTCAACTCTTCTGTTGGATTTTCTGTTTTGCAGCATACAAGCAATGACCCATATTGCTTTGTGGAATTTTATGAACACAGAGATGCAGCTGCTGCATTAGCTGCtatgaatgggagaaaaattttgggAAAG gaGGTCAAAGTAAACTGGGCAACAACACCAAGTAGCCAGAAAAAAGATACTTCCA ATCACTTCCATGTGTTTGTTGGGGATTTGAGTCCAGAAATTACAACAGAAGATATCAAATCAGCATTTGCCCCCTTTGGTAAAATATC GGATGCCCGGGTAGTTAAAGACATGGCAACTGGAAAATCCAAAGGCTAtggttttgtatctttttataacAAACTG gatgcagaaaatgcaatTGTACATATGGGAGGTCAGTGGTTGGGTGGTCGTCAAATCAGAACCAATTGGGCCACACGTAAACCTCCTGCACCTAAAAGTACACAAGAAA ATAACACTAAGCAGTTGAGATTTGAAGATGTAGTAAACCAGTCAAGTCCGAAAAATTGTACAGTGTACTGTGGAGGAATTGCTTCTGGGTTAACAG atcagCTTATGAGACAGACATTCTCACCATTTGGACAAATTATGGAAATAAGAGTATTTCCAGAGAAGGGCTATTCATTTGTCAG attcTCAACTCATGAAAGTGCGGCCCATGCCATTGTTTCGGTGAATGGTACTACGATTGAAGGACATGTGGTTAAATGCTATTGGGGTAAAGAATCTCCTGATATGACTAAAAACTTCCAACAG GTCGACTATAGTCAGTGGGGCCAATGGAGCCAAGTGTATGGAAACCCACAACAGTATGGACAGTATATGGCAAATGGGTGGCAAGTACCGCCTTATGGAGTATATGGGCAACCATGGAATCAACAAGGATTTGGAGTAGA tcAATCACCTTCTGCTGCTTGGATGGGTGGATTTGGTGCTCAGCCTCCCCAAGGACAAGCTCCTCCCCCTGTAATACCTCCTCCTAACCAAGCTGGATATGGTATGGCAAGTTACCAAACACAGTGA
- the TIAL1 gene encoding nucleolysin TIAR isoform X4: MITEHTSNDPYCFVEFYEHRDAAAALAAMNGRKILGKEVKVNWATTPSSQKKDTSNHFHVFVGDLSPEITTEDIKSAFAPFGKISDARVVKDMATGKSKGYGFVSFYNKLDAENAIVHMGGQWLGGRQIRTNWATRKPPAPKSTQENNTKQLRFEDVVNQSSPKNCTVYCGGIASGLTDQLMRQTFSPFGQIMEIRVFPEKGYSFVRFSTHESAAHAIVSVNGTTIEGHVVKCYWGKESPDMTKNFQQVDYSQWGQWSQVYGNPQQYGQYMANGWQVPPYGVYGQPWNQQGFGVDQSPSAAWMGGFGAQPPQGQAPPPVIPPPNQAGYGMASYQTQ, translated from the exons ATGATCACAGAG CATACAAGCAATGACCCATATTGCTTTGTGGAATTTTATGAACACAGAGATGCAGCTGCTGCATTAGCTGCtatgaatgggagaaaaattttgggAAAG gaGGTCAAAGTAAACTGGGCAACAACACCAAGTAGCCAGAAAAAAGATACTTCCA ATCACTTCCATGTGTTTGTTGGGGATTTGAGTCCAGAAATTACAACAGAAGATATCAAATCAGCATTTGCCCCCTTTGGTAAAATATC GGATGCCCGGGTAGTTAAAGACATGGCAACTGGAAAATCCAAAGGCTAtggttttgtatctttttataacAAACTG gatgcagaaaatgcaatTGTACATATGGGAGGTCAGTGGTTGGGTGGTCGTCAAATCAGAACCAATTGGGCCACACGTAAACCTCCTGCACCTAAAAGTACACAAGAAA ATAACACTAAGCAGTTGAGATTTGAAGATGTAGTAAACCAGTCAAGTCCGAAAAATTGTACAGTGTACTGTGGAGGAATTGCTTCTGGGTTAACAG atcagCTTATGAGACAGACATTCTCACCATTTGGACAAATTATGGAAATAAGAGTATTTCCAGAGAAGGGCTATTCATTTGTCAG attcTCAACTCATGAAAGTGCGGCCCATGCCATTGTTTCGGTGAATGGTACTACGATTGAAGGACATGTGGTTAAATGCTATTGGGGTAAAGAATCTCCTGATATGACTAAAAACTTCCAACAG GTCGACTATAGTCAGTGGGGCCAATGGAGCCAAGTGTATGGAAACCCACAACAGTATGGACAGTATATGGCAAATGGGTGGCAAGTACCGCCTTATGGAGTATATGGGCAACCATGGAATCAACAAGGATTTGGAGTAGA tcAATCACCTTCTGCTGCTTGGATGGGTGGATTTGGTGCTCAGCCTCCCCAAGGACAAGCTCCTCCCCCTGTAATACCTCCTCCTAACCAAGCTGGATATGGTATGGCAAGTTACCAAACACAGTGA